One window of the Rhizobiaceae bacterium genome contains the following:
- the modB gene encoding molybdate ABC transporter permease subunit, giving the protein MEWLDLSPDEWTAVRLSIKVSVWATVVSLPFGLLIAHLLARGRFPGKSVLNGIVHLPLILPPVVTGYLLLLSFGRRGPIGGFLDQYFGLVFSFRWTGAALACGIMGFPLMVRAIRLSIEAVDRRLEAAAGTLGANPAWVYATITLPLILPGMIAGMILCFAKAMGEFGATITFVSNIPGETQTLPSAIYTFTQVPGGELGALRLTLVSIAIAMAALVASEVLARRVSRRMD; this is encoded by the coding sequence ATGGAATGGCTGGACCTCAGTCCCGATGAATGGACCGCGGTCCGGCTTTCCATCAAGGTCTCGGTGTGGGCCACGGTGGTCAGCCTGCCCTTCGGCCTGTTGATCGCCCATTTGCTTGCCCGGGGCCGCTTCCCGGGCAAGTCGGTGCTGAACGGCATCGTCCACCTGCCGCTGATCCTGCCGCCGGTCGTCACCGGCTATCTGCTGCTTCTGAGCTTCGGCCGCCGGGGGCCGATCGGCGGCTTCCTCGACCAGTATTTCGGGCTGGTCTTTTCCTTCCGCTGGACGGGCGCGGCGCTTGCCTGCGGCATCATGGGCTTTCCGCTGATGGTGCGCGCCATACGCCTGTCCATCGAGGCCGTGGACCGGCGGCTGGAAGCGGCGGCCGGTACGCTGGGCGCCAACCCGGCATGGGTCTACGCGACCATCACCTTGCCTCTGATCCTGCCGGGCATGATCGCCGGCATGATCCTTTGCTTCGCCAAGGCGATGGGCGAATTCGGTGCGACGATCACCTTCGTCTCCAACATTCCGGGCGAGACGCAGACGCTGCCTTCCGCCATCTATACGTTCACGCAGGTGCCGGGCGGGGAACTCGGCGCGCTGCGGCTGACGCTGGTGTCGATCGCGATCGCCATGGCGGCGCTGGTGGCCTCCGAAGTGCTCGCGCGCCGCGTCAGCCGACGCATGGATTAG
- a CDS encoding porin — protein sequence MNIKSLLLGSAVAFAAVGGAQAADAVVVADPEPVEYVRVCDVYGTGYFYIPGTETCLRIGGYVRYQAAGGDLWERTRVHDDTLLGGEDRTDETYSQYSRLSLQTWTGTETELGTLSTYTETRFEWANGGGTGVSLNFAWIQLGGFRVGKDESAYVTFNNYAGAVIADDLVPYGPFDTNLISYTFSGGNGFSAIISLESGSADSYGHDYDITDYVPHVVAGAKFTQGWGGVSLVGAYDSVHETWAAKARLDVNATDTISAFIMAGYGDDDDFNFYKPWGGEWAVWGGLTAKVSEKAAVNLALSYDDSEQFGAALNVDYTLVPGFTITPEIDYYDAGNGGDDAFGAIVRFQRSF from the coding sequence ATGAATATCAAGAGCCTTCTTCTCGGTTCGGCTGTAGCATTCGCCGCTGTGGGCGGCGCACAGGCTGCTGACGCAGTTGTCGTCGCCGATCCGGAGCCGGTCGAATACGTCCGCGTCTGCGACGTCTACGGCACCGGTTACTTCTACATTCCGGGTACCGAGACCTGCCTGCGCATCGGCGGCTACGTCCGTTATCAGGCTGCCGGCGGCGATCTGTGGGAGCGCACCCGCGTTCACGACGACACCCTTCTGGGCGGCGAGGATCGCACCGACGAGACCTACAGCCAGTATTCGCGTCTGTCGCTCCAGACCTGGACCGGCACCGAGACCGAGCTGGGCACCCTCAGCACCTACACCGAGACCCGTTTCGAGTGGGCTAACGGTGGCGGCACGGGCGTGAGCCTGAACTTCGCCTGGATCCAGCTCGGCGGCTTCCGCGTCGGTAAGGACGAATCGGCATATGTGACGTTCAACAACTATGCCGGCGCGGTGATCGCTGACGATCTGGTGCCCTACGGTCCGTTCGACACCAACCTGATCAGCTACACCTTCTCGGGCGGCAACGGTTTCTCGGCGATCATCTCGCTGGAATCTGGCAGCGCCGACTCCTACGGCCACGACTACGACATCACCGACTACGTGCCGCATGTCGTCGCCGGTGCGAAGTTCACGCAGGGCTGGGGCGGCGTGTCGCTCGTCGGCGCTTATGATAGCGTCCACGAGACCTGGGCTGCCAAGGCTCGCTTGGACGTCAACGCGACCGACACGATCTCGGCCTTCATCATGGCCGGCTACGGCGATGACGACGACTTCAACTTCTACAAGCCTTGGGGCGGCGAGTGGGCTGTCTGGGGCGGTCTGACCGCCAAGGTTTCGGAGAAGGCGGCCGTCAACCTGGCGCTGTCCTATGACGATAGCGAGCAGTTCGGCGCGGCTTTGAACGTCGACTATACGCTGGTTCCGGGCTTCACGATCACGCCTGAAATCGACTACTACGACGCCGGCAACGGCGGCGATGACGCCTTCGGCGCGATCGTTCGCTTCCAGCGCAGCTTCTAA
- a CDS encoding sugar-binding transcriptional regulator, producing the protein MGTAGRQDEAARAGWLYYVAGNTQDQIAAKLGMSRQSAQRLVSLAVSEGLVKVRLDHPIAECLELAERLRSRFALDLVEVVPSDPGNPSTTIGVAEAAAAEIEKRLRSPEPIVMAIGTGRTLKAAIEQISPMDCPQHKIVSLTGNIAPDGSAAFYNVIFSIADLIKARSFPMPLPVIASSQEERAMLHSQPMIRQTLDLAAQADVTFVGIGDLGPNAPLYVDGFISEAELKALQKAGAVGEIVGWAFDRDGRLIEGLTNERVAASPLPSREKSLVVALAMGEGKLPGMRAALNRRLVNGIITDERSASALLAE; encoded by the coding sequence ATGGGGACGGCGGGGCGGCAGGACGAGGCGGCGCGGGCGGGTTGGCTGTATTATGTCGCCGGCAACACGCAGGACCAGATCGCGGCGAAGCTCGGCATGTCGCGGCAGAGCGCGCAGCGGCTGGTGTCGCTGGCGGTTTCGGAAGGGCTGGTCAAGGTGCGGCTCGACCATCCGATCGCGGAGTGCCTGGAACTTGCGGAGAGGCTGAGGTCGCGTTTCGCGCTGGACCTCGTCGAGGTCGTGCCGAGCGATCCGGGCAACCCGTCGACCACGATCGGCGTAGCGGAGGCGGCGGCGGCGGAGATCGAGAAAAGGCTGCGCTCGCCGGAGCCGATCGTCATGGCGATCGGCACGGGCCGCACGCTGAAGGCGGCGATCGAGCAGATATCGCCGATGGACTGCCCGCAGCACAAGATCGTGTCGCTGACCGGCAACATCGCGCCGGACGGCTCGGCGGCCTTCTACAACGTCATCTTCTCCATCGCAGACCTCATCAAGGCGCGCAGTTTCCCGATGCCGCTGCCGGTCATCGCGTCCTCGCAGGAGGAGCGCGCCATGCTGCACAGCCAGCCCATGATCCGGCAGACGCTGGACCTCGCCGCGCAGGCCGACGTCACCTTTGTCGGCATCGGCGATCTCGGCCCGAACGCGCCGCTCTATGTCGACGGCTTCATTTCGGAGGCGGAGTTGAAGGCGCTCCAGAAGGCGGGTGCGGTGGGCGAGATCGTCGGCTGGGCCTTCGACCGCGACGGAAGGCTGATCGAGGGGCTGACCAACGAGCGGGTCGCAGCGTCGCCGCTGCCATCCCGCGAGAAATCCCTGGTGGTCGCGCTCGCCATGGGCGAGGGCAAGCTGCCCGGCATGAGGGCCGCGCTGAACCGGCGGCTGGTGAACGGCATCATCACCGACGAACGCTCGGCATCGGCTCTGCTGGCCGAGTGA
- the modA gene encoding molybdate ABC transporter substrate-binding protein — MVASAFAGALAVLTLGAASAALAEENVTVFAAASLKNALDNINAACEADVGEKATISYAASSALAKQIEEGAPADVFMSADRDWMKYLSDKNLTKKDTETELLGNSIVLVAPADSAAATEIKDGFDLAGLLGDGKLAMANVDSVPAGKYGKAALEKLGVWASVESKVAQAENVRAALALVSTGEAPLGIVYKTDAAADTKVKVIGTFPADSHPEIVYPVAQTAESKDAETPKFLECLKSDKARALFEEQGFTVLAH, encoded by the coding sequence ATGGTCGCCAGCGCGTTTGCTGGCGCGCTTGCCGTATTGACGCTTGGGGCGGCCTCCGCGGCGCTGGCAGAGGAGAACGTCACCGTGTTCGCCGCCGCCAGCCTGAAGAACGCGCTCGACAACATCAATGCTGCCTGCGAGGCCGACGTGGGCGAGAAGGCGACGATCTCCTATGCGGCGAGCTCGGCGCTCGCCAAGCAGATCGAGGAGGGCGCGCCGGCCGACGTCTTCATGTCGGCCGACCGCGACTGGATGAAATACCTCTCCGACAAGAACCTGACGAAGAAGGACACCGAGACCGAACTGCTCGGCAATTCCATCGTGCTGGTCGCGCCGGCCGATTCCGCCGCGGCGACCGAGATCAAGGACGGTTTCGACCTTGCCGGCCTGCTCGGCGATGGAAAGCTGGCCATGGCCAATGTCGATTCCGTTCCGGCCGGCAAATACGGCAAGGCCGCGCTGGAAAAGCTTGGCGTCTGGGCGTCGGTCGAAAGCAAGGTCGCGCAGGCGGAGAATGTACGCGCCGCGCTGGCGCTCGTCTCGACTGGTGAAGCACCGCTCGGCATCGTCTACAAGACCGATGCGGCAGCCGATACCAAGGTGAAGGTGATCGGTACCTTCCCGGCCGATTCCCATCCCGAAATCGTCTACCCTGTTGCCCAGACGGCTGAATCCAAGGATGCGGAGACGCCGAAATTCCTCGAATGCCTGAAGTCCGACAAGGCCAGGGCCCTTTTCGAGGAGCAGGGCTTTACGGTATTGGCGCATTAA
- a CDS encoding sugar ABC transporter permease has product MATRQTSSLARFMIAPSVILLFIWMIVPLAFTLWFSFQQYNPLNPIRDGFVGFSNYTLFFSNPAFLASIVNTLLIVVSVLAITIVGGILLALLLDQPMWGQGIVRILVISPFFVMPPVAALVWKNMIMHPGYGVLADIARFFGLQPVDWFAQLPLFSIILIVAWQWLPFATLILLTSLQSLDGEQKEAAEMDGAGVLSRFWYLTLPHLMRAITVVVLIQTIFLLGVYAEILVTTNGGPGYASTNLPFLVYQKALLEFKIGQASAGGIIAVILANIVAFFVMRAVGKNLDK; this is encoded by the coding sequence ATGGCCACCAGACAGACCAGCTCGCTCGCGCGCTTCATGATCGCGCCGTCCGTCATCCTCCTGTTCATCTGGATGATCGTGCCGCTCGCCTTCACGCTGTGGTTCTCCTTCCAGCAGTACAATCCGCTGAACCCCATACGGGACGGCTTCGTCGGCTTCTCCAACTACACGCTGTTCTTCAGCAATCCCGCTTTCCTCGCCTCGATCGTCAACACGCTGCTCATCGTCGTCAGCGTGCTCGCCATCACCATCGTCGGCGGCATCCTGCTGGCGCTGCTGCTCGACCAGCCGATGTGGGGACAGGGGATCGTGCGCATCCTCGTCATCTCGCCGTTCTTCGTCATGCCGCCCGTCGCGGCGCTGGTCTGGAAGAACATGATCATGCATCCGGGCTACGGCGTGCTGGCCGACATAGCGCGCTTCTTCGGGCTGCAACCGGTCGACTGGTTCGCGCAGCTGCCGCTGTTCTCGATCATCCTCATCGTGGCCTGGCAATGGCTGCCCTTCGCGACGCTCATCCTGCTCACCTCTTTGCAGTCGCTCGACGGCGAGCAGAAGGAAGCGGCGGAAATGGACGGCGCCGGCGTGCTCAGCCGCTTCTGGTACCTGACGCTGCCGCATCTCATGCGCGCCATCACCGTGGTGGTGCTGATCCAGACGATCTTCCTGCTCGGCGTCTACGCGGAAATCCTCGTCACCACCAATGGCGGCCCGGGCTATGCGTCCACCAACCTGCCCTTCCTCGTCTACCAGAAGGCGCTGCTCGAATTCAAAATCGGCCAGGCTTCCGCCGGCGGCATCATCGCCGTCATCCTCGCCAACATCGTCGCCTTCTTCGTCATGCGGGCGGTCGGCAAGAATCTGGACAAGTGA
- the modC gene encoding molybdenum ABC transporter ATP-binding protein — protein MSVAVEVRHRLGAFALEAAFESAGQLIALFGPSGSGKSSLINVIGGLIRPQSGRVVVNGRVLVDTERGIFVPKHRRRIGYVFQDARLFPHLTVSQNLRYGRFFTPTADRYADFAGIVDLLGIGGLLDRRPNLLSGGEKQRVAIGRALIVSPKLLLMDEPLASLDDARKAEILPYLERLRDDARVPIVYVSHSVAEVARLATDVVMLSAGRVEAHGSVRDILGRLDLLPDEGGAVIDAAVACHDGESGLTTLASPAGDWRVPRIDAAPGSRLRLRIRARDVMIATERPNGVSALNVMPGVIHAIGAGGQDALVSVDCNGDRIIARVTPYSARALGLAPGLDVFVIVKAVTFDRGNVALPASGRAGG, from the coding sequence ATGAGCGTCGCCGTCGAAGTCCGCCATCGCCTCGGCGCCTTCGCGCTGGAAGCGGCCTTCGAAAGCGCCGGCCAGCTCATCGCGCTGTTCGGGCCGTCGGGTTCCGGCAAGAGTTCGCTGATAAACGTCATCGGCGGCCTGATCCGGCCGCAGAGTGGCCGGGTGGTCGTGAACGGCCGCGTGCTCGTCGACACGGAAAGGGGCATTTTCGTACCGAAGCACCGGCGGCGCATCGGCTACGTGTTCCAGGACGCGCGCCTTTTCCCGCATCTGACGGTGAGCCAGAACCTTCGCTACGGCCGCTTCTTCACGCCGACCGCCGACCGCTATGCCGATTTCGCCGGTATCGTCGACCTGCTCGGCATAGGCGGCCTGCTCGACCGCCGTCCGAATCTCCTGTCCGGCGGCGAGAAGCAGCGCGTTGCCATCGGTCGGGCGCTGATCGTCAGTCCGAAGCTGCTTCTGATGGACGAGCCGCTGGCCTCGCTCGACGATGCCCGCAAGGCGGAGATCCTGCCCTACCTCGAAAGGCTGCGCGACGATGCGCGGGTGCCGATCGTCTATGTCAGTCATTCCGTCGCCGAAGTGGCGCGGCTGGCGACGGACGTCGTCATGCTGTCGGCCGGCAGGGTGGAGGCGCACGGTTCCGTGCGCGATATATTGGGGCGGCTCGACCTGCTGCCCGACGAGGGTGGCGCGGTGATCGATGCGGCCGTCGCCTGCCACGACGGCGAGTCGGGCCTGACCACGCTCGCCTCCCCGGCGGGCGACTGGCGCGTGCCGCGCATAGACGCCGCGCCCGGTTCGCGGCTGCGGCTGCGCATCCGCGCCCGCGACGTGATGATCGCCACGGAACGCCCGAACGGCGTCAGCGCCCTGAACGTCATGCCGGGCGTCATCCACGCGATCGGCGCCGGCGGTCAGGACGCGCTCGTCTCGGTCGACTGCAACGGCGACCGCATCATCGCGCGCGTGACGCCCTATTCCGCGAGGGCGTTGGGGCTGGCGCCCGGTCTAGACGTTTTCGTGATCGTCAAGGCGGTGACGTTCGACAGGGGCAATGTGGCCTTGCCCGCCTCGGGGCGGGCCGGCGGCTGA
- a CDS encoding sugar ABC transporter substrate-binding protein has product MNIRTLVLGATASLLAFAAHAETITIATVNNGDMIRMQKLTDDFTAKNPDIQLNWVTLEENVLRERVTTDIATKGGQYDVMTIGTYEVPIWAKQQWLLPLDNLGADYDVDDIIPAIRGGLSADGKLYAAPFYGESSFVMYRKDLFEKSGLTMPDAPTWDFIGEAARKIKADNADVNGICLRGKAGWGENMAFLTAMSNSFGARWFDEEWKPHFDQPEWKTTLETYVNLMKDAGPQGASSNGFNENLALFQQGKCGMWIDATVAASFVSDPKNSTVADKVGYALAPDTGLGKRGNWLWAWSLAIPAGSQKAASAEKFVSWATSKAYLELVASKEGWANVPPGTRTSLYNNPEYQKAAPFAKMTLDSINAADPTKPTVKPVPYTGVQFVAIPEFQGLGTTVGQLFSAALAGQMSVDDALKQAQDAATAAMTEGGYIQ; this is encoded by the coding sequence ATGAACATCAGGACGCTCGTACTGGGCGCGACCGCCAGCCTGCTCGCTTTCGCCGCCCATGCGGAGACCATCACCATCGCCACGGTGAACAATGGCGACATGATCCGCATGCAGAAGCTGACGGACGACTTCACCGCCAAGAACCCGGACATCCAGCTCAACTGGGTGACGCTGGAGGAGAACGTGCTGCGCGAGCGCGTCACGACCGACATCGCCACCAAGGGCGGCCAGTACGACGTGATGACGATCGGCACCTACGAGGTTCCGATCTGGGCCAAGCAGCAATGGCTGCTGCCGCTCGACAATCTCGGCGCCGACTACGACGTCGACGACATCATCCCGGCGATCCGCGGCGGCCTGTCGGCCGACGGCAAGCTCTACGCCGCGCCGTTCTACGGCGAGTCGTCCTTCGTCATGTACCGCAAGGACCTGTTCGAGAAGTCCGGGCTGACCATGCCCGACGCGCCGACCTGGGACTTCATCGGCGAGGCCGCCCGCAAGATCAAGGCCGACAATGCGGACGTCAACGGCATCTGCCTGCGCGGCAAGGCCGGCTGGGGCGAGAACATGGCCTTCCTGACCGCTATGTCCAACTCGTTCGGCGCCCGCTGGTTCGACGAGGAGTGGAAGCCGCATTTCGATCAGCCCGAGTGGAAGACGACACTGGAGACCTATGTCAACCTGATGAAGGACGCCGGCCCGCAGGGCGCATCGTCGAACGGCTTCAACGAGAACCTGGCGCTGTTCCAGCAGGGCAAGTGCGGCATGTGGATCGACGCCACGGTGGCGGCTTCCTTCGTGTCCGACCCGAAGAACTCGACCGTCGCCGACAAGGTGGGCTATGCGCTGGCTCCCGACACCGGCCTCGGCAAGCGCGGCAACTGGCTGTGGGCCTGGTCGCTGGCGATCCCGGCCGGTTCGCAGAAGGCGGCGTCCGCCGAGAAGTTCGTGTCCTGGGCGACCAGCAAGGCCTATCTCGAACTCGTGGCCTCGAAGGAAGGCTGGGCGAACGTGCCGCCCGGCACGCGCACCTCGCTCTACAACAACCCCGAATACCAGAAGGCGGCGCCCTTCGCGAAGATGACGCTTGACTCCATCAACGCCGCCGACCCGACCAAGCCGACCGTCAAGCCGGTGCCGTATACCGGCGTCCAGTTCGTCGCCATCCCCGAATTCCAGGGACTGGGCACCACCGTCGGCCAGCTCTTCTCCGCCGCGCTCGCAGGCCAGATGTCCGTCGACGACGCGCTCAAGCAGGCTCAGGACGCGGCGACCGCGGCCATGACCGAGGGCGGTTATATCCAGTAA
- the gph gene encoding phosphoglycolate phosphatase (PGP is an essential enzyme in the glycolate salvage pathway in higher organisms (photorespiration in plants). Phosphoglycolate results from the oxidase activity of RubisCO in the Calvin cycle when concentrations of carbon dioxide are low relative to oxygen. This enzyme is a member of the Haloacid Dehalogenase (HAD) superfamily of aspartate-nucleophile hydrolase enzymes (PF00702).), whose translation MTEADTRRWPQAILFDLDGTLIDSAGDIRAAVNELLARQGLGPLSLEDVKGMIGQGVKVTVDRAFRACGRLLDSEALERENLVMLDIYADHLTDFTELMPAAAETLEQLHEDGVRLGVATNKPQRAAEAVLDHFGLIRHLDTVVGGDAGVAKKPAPDILHAALERLGVESWNALMVGDSISDVASARAAGMGVAVIRGGYTSVPVEKLGADRVLESLAELPEALATLRPPRE comes from the coding sequence GTGACCGAGGCGGACACGCGGCGCTGGCCGCAGGCCATCCTGTTCGACCTCGACGGCACGCTGATCGATTCGGCCGGCGACATACGCGCGGCCGTCAACGAACTGCTCGCGCGTCAGGGGCTGGGGCCGCTGTCGCTCGAGGACGTCAAGGGCATGATCGGGCAGGGCGTCAAAGTGACGGTGGACCGCGCCTTCCGCGCCTGTGGCCGCCTGCTCGACAGCGAGGCTCTCGAACGGGAGAACCTCGTCATGCTCGACATCTATGCCGATCACCTGACCGACTTCACTGAATTGATGCCGGCGGCGGCGGAAACGCTGGAGCAGCTTCACGAGGACGGCGTGCGGCTCGGGGTCGCAACCAACAAGCCGCAGCGCGCAGCCGAGGCGGTGCTCGACCATTTCGGTCTCATCCGCCATCTGGACACGGTCGTGGGCGGCGACGCAGGCGTCGCCAAGAAGCCGGCGCCGGACATACTGCATGCCGCCCTCGAACGTCTTGGCGTCGAGTCATGGAACGCGCTGATGGTGGGCGACAGCATTTCCGACGTCGCTTCCGCGCGCGCCGCCGGCATGGGCGTCGCGGTGATCCGCGGCGGCTACACGTCCGTGCCGGTGGAAAAACTCGGCGCGGACCGGGTTCTGGAGAGTTTGGCCGAACTGCCGGAAGCCCTCGCGACGCTGCGCCCGCCGCGCGAATAG
- the rpe gene encoding ribulose-phosphate 3-epimerase, whose amino-acid sequence MSQNILIAPSVLSADFSRLGDEVEAIDAAGADWIHLDVMDGHFVPNISFGPPVIKALRNRTKKFFDCHLMIAPVDPYLPAFIDAGCDQITVHVEAGPHLHRSLQTIRAAGRKAGVTLNPGTSETALENVLDLVDTVLVMTVNPGFGGQAFIGSMLEKIRRIRAMIAGRPIRIEVDGGIATGTAADVVAAGASVLVAGAAVFKGGTVESYRANIEAIRNAAASARSI is encoded by the coding sequence ATGAGCCAGAATATCCTGATCGCCCCCTCCGTTCTTTCGGCGGATTTCTCGCGGCTCGGCGACGAGGTCGAGGCCATCGACGCCGCCGGCGCCGACTGGATTCATCTCGACGTCATGGACGGTCATTTCGTGCCCAACATCAGCTTCGGCCCTCCGGTGATCAAGGCGCTCAGGAACCGCACGAAGAAGTTCTTCGACTGCCATTTGATGATCGCGCCGGTCGACCCTTATCTTCCCGCTTTCATCGATGCGGGCTGCGACCAGATCACCGTGCATGTCGAGGCCGGGCCGCATCTCCACCGCTCGCTGCAGACCATCAGAGCGGCGGGTCGCAAAGCAGGCGTCACGCTCAATCCGGGCACGTCGGAAACCGCGCTGGAGAACGTGCTCGACCTTGTCGACACGGTGCTCGTCATGACGGTCAATCCGGGCTTCGGCGGCCAGGCCTTCATCGGCTCCATGCTCGAAAAGATCCGCCGCATCCGGGCGATGATCGCCGGCAGGCCGATCCGCATCGAGGTGGATGGCGGCATCGCGACCGGCACGGCGGCCGATGTCGTCGCGGCGGGCGCATCCGTACTCGTCGCCGGCGCGGCTGTGTTCAAGGGCGGGACGGTCGAATCCTACCGCGCCAATATCGAGGCGATCCGCAATGCCGCCGCAAGCGCGAGGAGCATCTGA
- a CDS encoding YbaN family protein — MRSLYLILGWGFVGLGVAGAFLPVLPTTPFLILAAGCFARSSPRLERKLLDHPRFGPALRQWRQRGAIAPKAKFAALIGSTIGFVLFLASGPHGLPATAAVVAIILAGLVYVFSRPSA; from the coding sequence ATGCGCAGCCTCTATCTGATCCTCGGCTGGGGTTTCGTGGGACTGGGCGTCGCCGGGGCCTTCCTGCCAGTCCTGCCCACCACGCCGTTCCTCATTCTCGCCGCCGGATGCTTTGCGCGCTCGTCGCCAAGGCTCGAAAGAAAGCTTCTGGACCATCCCCGCTTTGGCCCGGCGCTCAGGCAATGGCGCCAGCGCGGCGCTATCGCGCCGAAAGCCAAGTTCGCCGCCCTGATCGGGAGCACGATCGGTTTCGTGCTCTTCCTCGCCAGCGGCCCGCATGGCTTGCCGGCGACGGCGGCCGTCGTCGCCATCATCCTCGCCGGTCTCGTCTACGTCTTTTCCCGTCCCTCGGCCTGA
- a CDS encoding LysR substrate-binding domain-containing protein, whose product MPNVLPPLAALRAFEAAARLSSFTRAAEELAMTQAAVSYQIKVLEERVGSPLFIRRPRRVTLTETGETLSKAATEAFRLLADGYDAARTGGRGTLSISTIPTFAANWLALRLGSFQISHPNIAVRVETATRMVDLMQEGFDIGIRTGASGEWPGLVAHRLFLADFTPMLSPALATTIGGVREPADLLRLPIVDAGDPWWAIWFELAGVEVKDDLTRRPRSQLGSQAYEGRAAVAGQGVAILTRKLFAAELANGALIQPFDIVADDGHAYWLVYPEQRLNVPKIRAFRDWLLAELRTADSADEA is encoded by the coding sequence ATGCCAAACGTCCTGCCGCCACTCGCCGCGCTGCGTGCTTTCGAGGCCGCCGCGCGGCTGTCGAGCTTCACCCGCGCCGCCGAGGAACTGGCGATGACGCAGGCGGCGGTGAGCTATCAGATCAAGGTGCTGGAGGAGCGGGTCGGCTCACCGCTCTTCATCCGGAGACCGCGGCGGGTGACGCTGACGGAGACCGGCGAGACGCTGTCGAAGGCGGCGACGGAAGCCTTCCGCCTGCTCGCGGACGGCTACGATGCGGCGCGCACCGGAGGCCGCGGCACGCTGTCGATCAGCACCATCCCGACCTTCGCCGCCAACTGGCTGGCGCTCCGGCTCGGCTCCTTCCAGATCTCGCATCCCAACATCGCGGTGCGGGTCGAGACGGCGACGCGGATGGTCGATCTGATGCAGGAAGGTTTCGACATCGGCATCAGGACGGGCGCCAGCGGCGAATGGCCCGGACTCGTGGCGCATCGCCTGTTTCTGGCGGATTTCACGCCGATGCTCAGCCCGGCGCTCGCCACGACGATCGGCGGCGTCAGGGAACCGGCGGACCTCCTGCGCCTGCCGATCGTCGATGCCGGCGATCCATGGTGGGCGATCTGGTTCGAGCTGGCAGGAGTGGAAGTGAAGGACGACCTCACCCGGCGGCCGCGCAGCCAGCTCGGCTCGCAGGCCTATGAAGGCAGGGCCGCCGTGGCCGGCCAGGGCGTCGCCATCCTGACGCGGAAACTGTTCGCCGCCGAACTGGCGAACGGCGCTTTGATCCAGCCCTTCGACATCGTGGCGGACGACGGCCACGCATACTGGCTCGTCTATCCCGAACAGCGCCTCAACGTTCCGAAAATCCGCGCCTTCCGGGACTGGCTGCTGGCCGAACTTCGGACAGCGGACAGCGCGGACGAGGCCTGA